A stretch of Linepithema humile isolate Giens D197 chromosome 3, Lhum_UNIL_v1.0, whole genome shotgun sequence DNA encodes these proteins:
- the LOC136999012 gene encoding uncharacterized protein, with the protein MINCKPAATPSDPNQKLSTEMSPKTEDKKQELEGVPYQEAVGSLLYLAQGTRPDIAFAVNNVSRFNSNFGKSHWTAVKRIFRYLKGTREIKVRYSKSDNDDLVGFSDADWASDVDKRRSCTGYIFLMCKGAISWMSKRQQIVVLSSTEAEYMALSATIQEALWLKSFSEGLELNSKTNAIKIKCDNQSALGLAKTDGFRARSKHIDVRHHYIREKVANGIIDLTYISTKEMVADNLTKAVNGPKHASCALKAGLVH; encoded by the coding sequence atgatCAATTGTAAACCTGCGGCGACTCCAAGCGACCCGAATCAGAAACTATCAACTGAAATGAGTCCAAAAACTGAAGATAAAAAACAAGAACTTGAGGGAGTACCTTATCAAGAGGCGGTTGGAAGCCTTCTATATCTGGCACAGGGCACACGCCCTGACATCGCTTTTGCTGTTAACAATGTAAGCCGTTTCAACTCCAATTTCGGCAAGAGTCACTGGACGGCAGTTAAACGCATCTTTAGATACTTAAAGGGCACTAGGGAGATTAAGGTACGTTATTCTAAGTCAGATAATGATGATTTAGTCGGTTTTTCAGATGCAGATTGGGCGTCGGATGTAGACAAGCGCCGTTCCTGTACTGGGTACATTTTCCTGATGTGTAAAGGAGCAATATCATGGATGAGCAAGCGGCAACAGATAGTCGTTCTATCAAGCACAGAGGCTGAATATATGGCCTTGTCGGCCACAATTCAGGAGGCATTATGGCTTAAAAGCTTCAGTGAGGGACTGGAGTTAAATAGTAAAactaatgcaataaaaatcaaatgtgACAACCAAAGCGCCTTAGGACTTGCCAAGACAGATGGTTTTAGAGCGAGATCCAAGCATATAGACGTCCGCCATCATTACATTCGTGAGAAAGTAGCAAATGGAATCATTGACTTGACATACATTTCTACTAAAGAAATGGTAGCAGATAATTTGACTAAAGCAGTAAATGGACCGAAACATGCATCATGTGCACTCAAAGCTGGATTGGTGCATTAA